The DNA window TCAGCCCGACGCTCATGCGATCAAAAAGAAACGCGAAATGCGTCGCGGGCCTTGCGAGGTTCAATCCGGACACAGTGTGATTCATCGCCGCCGAGACGGGTAAGACGTCAGATTTACCGCGGCTGCTTGAACCTGGCGGCGAGTTGTTCGGTGTGACGGGCCAGGAGATTCAGGTCGCTGCCGACGGCGACGAATGTCGCGCCCAGGTCGAGCCAGTGGCGGGCGTCGGCCTCGAGCGGGGCGAGGATGCCGGCGGCCTTGCCGGACTGGTGGATCCGCACGATCGCCGACGCGATCGCCTGGCGGACCTCCGGATGGCTGATGTTGCCCAGATGACCCATCGACGCCGCCAGGTCGCTGGGGCCGATGAACAGGCCGTCCACGCCGGGGACGGCGGCGATCGCCTCCAGGTTGTTCAAAGCCTCCGTCGTTTCGAGTTGTAGCAACACGCACATGTTGTCGTTGGCATGCGAGAAGTAACGCTTGTCGCGGGCGTACTGGTTGGCCCGATGGATCGATGCCACGCCACGCACGCCGGCCGGAGGATAGCGCGTGGCGGCGACGGCGGCGGCGGCTTCGTCGGCGTTCTGAATGTAGGGAATCAACAGGTTCTGCACCCCGATGTCCAGGTAACGCTTGATAACCACGGTGTCGTTCCAGGGCGGTCGCAGCACTGCAACGGCGGTGCCGCCGGTCATCGCGTGGAGCTGCCCGATCACCGTGGTGACGTCGTTGGGCGCGTGTTCGGCGTCGATCAGCAGCCAGTCGAACCCCGCACCGGCGGTGACTTCCGTCGCGATCGGGTTGCACAGATTGGCCCACAGTCCGATCTGTACCCGTCCGGCGAGAATCGCGTGCTTGAAGGGGTTTACGGGGATGGATTCGTTCATGCGATCGCTCCTGGGTGCTGTTAACCTACTTGGCGACGCGGATCGTCTTGATGATCTGCGTCAGGACGGGAAGCGAGCTTTCCGCATTCTGCGGCGCGTGCGCGAAGTTGACCGCGACGATGCCCTTTGGCGTTGAAATGAGGTTCACGCCCATGGCGTAGACCAGGTTCCCCGCCATGAACTGCCCGACATAGCCGGTGGCGTCGACGCCGTCGATCTTCATCGGCTTGCCGGCTTCGAACTGGGATTGCAGGCCCATCTGCTGCATGGCGGCGACGAGCGCCCGCATGACGCGATTGGGGTCGCGCTCGCCGTCGAACCGGATGATCTCCACGCCGGCG is part of the Humisphaera borealis genome and encodes:
- a CDS encoding aldolase/citrate lyase family protein, which codes for MNESIPVNPFKHAILAGRVQIGLWANLCNPIATEVTAGAGFDWLLIDAEHAPNDVTTVIGQLHAMTGGTAVAVLRPPWNDTVVIKRYLDIGVQNLLIPYIQNADEAAAAVAATRYPPAGVRGVASIHRANQYARDKRYFSHANDNMCVLLQLETTEALNNLEAIAAVPGVDGLFIGPSDLAASMGHLGNISHPEVRQAIASAIVRIHQSGKAAGILAPLEADARHWLDLGATFVAVGSDLNLLARHTEQLAARFKQPR